A region of the Dickeya chrysanthemi NCPPB 402 genome:
CCGACGGTTTCGCGGGAACAGCCGACGATCTGGCCGATTTCCTGACGAGTGATCTTGATTTGCATACCGTCCGGGTGCGTCATGGCATCCGGCTGTTTAGCCAGGTTCAGCAAGGTCTGCGCGATACGACCGGTTACGTCGAGGAACGCCAGATTACCGACTTTCTGCGATGTAACTTGCAGGCGACGCGCCATCTGCGATGACAACCGCATCAGAATATCCGGGTTGACTTGAATTAGCTGGCGGAATTTCTTATAGGAAATCTCAGCGACTTCACAGGCGGTTTTCGCCCGCACCCACGCACTGCGTTCCTGCCCATCTTCAAATAAGCCAAGTTCGCCAATAAAATCGCCCTGATTCAGATAAGACAGAATCATTTCCTTGCCTTCTTCATCCTTGATTAGCACGGCAACCGAGCCTTTCACGATGTAGTAAAGCGTCTCTGCTTTTTCACCCTGATGAATAAGGGTGCTCTTCGATGGGTACTTGTGAATGTGGCAATGAGAAAGGAACCATTCGAGAGTCGGGTCTGTTTGCGGTTTGCCGAGAACCATTCGCTGTTATCCTCTGTTTGTAATTCACTGCGCAAATCACAGGGCTCAGAGTTCCCTGTACGGCGTGATAACATAGTTATAATTCAATTCCGTTCTGGCGGAATGACGTCAGGGAATATACTGAGGCTGTCTATACACGTCATATTCAGATTGCGGATGCGTTGGTCTGAATCATTCAGCGCATATCGGATGACGCCAGTAAGCCGGTGGCGGGCCTGACGAAGACTCAACACACGCGGTTACGCTTTTGTTTGTAACACAGGTTGAGTGTAGTGTCTCGTGTTGTCTCGCTTCAGCATGATTAAGCTCTGATTATCAGGCTTTTTTGTACATAAGCGGTGCAAAATTTCAAAAATAATTGATTGAGGACAAATTTATGCAGGCTCGGGTGAAATGGGTTGAAGGGTTGACGTTTCTGGGTGAATCCGCGTCCGGGCATCAACTGCTGATGGACGGCAACGCCGGCGACAAAGCGCCCAGCCCGATGGAAATGGTGCTGATGGCAGCAGGCGGATGCAGCGCCATCGATGTGGTGTCTATTCTGCAAAAAGGCCGTCACGATGTGGTGGATTGCGAGGTTCGCCTGACGTCGGAACGCCGTGAAGAGGCGCCGCGCCTGTTCACCGCCATTAACCTGCATTTTATTGTGACCGGCAAAGGGTTGAGCGATAAAGCCGTGGAGCGCGCGGTATCGCTGTCGGCGGAAAAGTACTGCTCGGTGGCGCTGATGCTGGAAAAAGCGGTTAACGTGACCCACAGCCATGAAGTGATCGCGCTGGACTAATGCGTCTGACTACGGCGGTTTGCTCCTGTTGCCGCCGCATCCTGCAAAGCCGCTACCGTCGGCTATTAATCAATTTTATTGCCTTCGATCAACCGCTGCACCAGCGGCATCATGATTAACTCCATCGCCAGCCCCATTTTGCCGCCCGGCACCACCAGCGTATTGATGTGGGAAATGAATGAGCCTTGCAACATCGCCAGCAGGTAAGGGTAATCAATATGGTCCAGACCCTGAAAGTGGATCACCACGAAACTTTCGTCCATCGAGGGAATGGCTTTGGCGGCGAACGGATTAGAGGTGTCTACCGTCGGCACGCGCTGGAAGTTGATGTGGGTACGGGAAAACTGCGGCGTGATGTAGGTGATGTAATCTTCCATTGAGCGCACGACGGAATCCATCACCGCCTCGCGGGAGTGACCGCGCTCGTTGATATCGCGCACCAGTTTTTGGATCCACTCCAGGTTGACGATCGGCACCACGCCCACCAGCAGGTCGACATGCTGCGCCACATCATGCTGGTCGGTGACCACGCCGCCGTGCAACCCTTCGTAGAACAGCAGGTCGGTCGGTTCCGGCATCGGTTCCCAGGGCGTGAAGGTGCCCGGCACTTGATTGTAGGGAATGGCTTCGTCGTAGGTGTGCAGGTATTTGCGGGTCTGGCCGGTGCCGCTGCGGCCGTATTCAATAAACGTGTGTTCCAGTTGGCTGAAATCGTTCGCTTCCGGCCCGAAATAGCTGATGTGGCGCCCCAGATCCCGCGCCTTGCGGATCGCCATGTCCATTTCCGGCCGGGTATAGCGGTGATAGCTGTCGCCATCCACCAGTGCGGCGCGCAGATTCAGTTGCTGGAAAATTTTGCGAAACGCCAGGCTGGTGGTGGTAGTCCCCGCGCCGCTGGAGCCGGTGACCGCGATAATCGGATGCTGGTGCGACATGGTGTGTAACCTCCGGTGAATGGGGCAATCTCCGGTAATCCGGTAAATAGGGGCAACCCCGGTCAGAGATATCTGAGCATTGTTAGCATGTTTATACCGCGGTGACACGCCAATTTACGTTTTTAACCGATTGATTCAGGGCTAATACCGCTCACCGCTGCTGAGCTGGCGGCGGGGCATGATATTGACGGTTTCATGCAGTTCCGACCATACCAGCACGACCTCGCCGTGTGCCAATTGTTGGCGTACGTCCGCGACTTTTTCGTCGAGCGTGCGCTCCTGCTCGCCGTAGTCGGTGCCTTCGCGCAGGACGAACGATTCAATCAGATTTTGCAGTGTTTCCGGTGCCAGTTCTTGCCAGGGAATGATCATGCGTTCTGCTCCAGATAAGGGGTGAACCAGCTTGGGGATCCGCTGTTCCAGCCACAACTCAGGCTGGTGCCATGTGCCGCCTGCACCGGCGCTTCACTCCAAGCGAGATCGATAAAATCCCCGTCCGGCAGGGGCTGAAAACACGTATTACGATAAGAAGAATGATTCATAAAAAGAGCGCCACGATGAAAAGAGGCCGCGATACCTGTTGCCGCATGGCGAAATACTTGTCTGCATCCTGTCTCGCTGCTAGGTTGAACGTCCCTTCAGTTATAAGGACCGCCGTTTCATGGAGCACGTCAGCCTGTTTCTTTCAATGCTCGGTTTCTTGTGGGTCGCCGCCATTACGCCGGGCCCCAATAATATGCTACTAACCGCCTCCGCCGCCAACTTTGGCGTATTACGCTCTATGTCGTTGATGCTGGGCATCATGATCGGGATGCAGATCATGCTGCTGCTGGTGGCGTTAGGGCTGGGCAGCCTGATCCTGCTTTATCCCTCGCTGCATCTGGCGTTGAAGGTGTTGGGCAGCGCCTATCTGCTGTGGTTGTCGTGGAAAATTGCTACGGCGGCTTATGAAAAACTCGACACGGATAGCGCGCCGCCGAAGCCGATTCCGCTGTATCAGGGCGGTTTGCTGCAATTTCTCAATCCCAAAGCCTGGTTGATGTCGCTGGGCGCCGTCGCGGGGTTCAGCCTGTCTGGCGACGGTTATGTCGGGTCGGTGGTGGCCATCAGCGTGGCGATGGTGTGCGTTAATCTCGTGGCCGGGATTATCTGGCTGGGGTTCGGCGCGATGATCGGCCGTTTGTTGCAAAGCCCGCGCGCCTGGAAGATATTCAATCTCGCCATGGGGTTACTGACGGCGACCTGCGTACTGATGATCTGGCATTAATCATCGTGAAGAGCGTCTGAACAGCGGGCCACCGTATTGCGCCCGCCGTTCAATCAGAATGGTGCTTACCCTTGGGCTTCGGCGTCGCGCAGCAACTGTTCCAGTTGTTCCTGCGCATCCAGCCAGGCCATTTCGGCATTTTCCAGCTCCGTCTTGGTCGCGCTTTGTTTTTGCAAACAGTCGGTCAGTTCATTTTTACGGCTGACGTCATAGAGCGCGCCGTCGGCAAGGCGTTCTTCTACTGTCGTCAGCGCGGCCTGCAGTTTCTCCATCTGTTGTTCCAGTTGGGTAATCTGTTTGCGCACCGGCTGAGTCAACGCGCGTAGCTCGGCATCGCGCCGCTTTTGATCTTTTCTTGATTGCGCACTGTTGGCGGCGTTTTCTTTGGGGGCGGAATCCGCGGCATTATCCTGCTTCTGCGCATCCAGCAACCATTGCTGATAATCCTCCAGATCGCCGTCGAACGGCTCGACCTTGCCGTCGTGCACCAGATAGAGATCGTCGGTGGTGGATCGGATCAGGTGACGATCGTGAGACACCACCACCAGCGCGCCTTCGAAGTCGATCAACGCTTCGGTCAGCGCCTGACGCATGTCGAGATCCAAATGGTTGGTCGGTTCGTCAAGCAGCAACAGGTTAGGGCGCTGCCAGACGATCAGCGCCAGCACCAGACGCGCTTTCTCGCCGCCGGAAAAGCGCTCGGTGGATTCGGTCACCTTGTCGCCCCGGAAGCCGAAACCGCCGAGATAGTCGCGCAACTGTTGTTCGGTCTCCCGTTCCGCCAGCCGGGTTAGGTGCTGCAACGGCGATTCGTCGGGACGCAGAAACTCCAGTTGATGCTGGGCGAAGTAACCGAGGCGCACGCCTTTGGCCAGCCCGATGTCGCCGTTGAACGGTTGAAGTTCGCCCGCCAGCAGTTTGATGAGCGTCGATTTGCCGGCGCCATTGTGACCCAATAACCCGATGCGTGAACCGGGCACCAGATTCAGCTTGATGGAGTCCAGAATCAGGCGGTCGCCGTAGCCGGCGCTGACTTTTTCCATCCGCAACAGCGGATTCGGCAACGCTTGTGGCTCACGAAAACTAAAGCGGAACGGGTTATCGACATGCGCCGGGGCGATAAGCTCCATGCGCTCCAGCATCTTGATGCGGCTCTGCGCCTGTTTGGCTTTACTGGCTTTGGCGCGAAAACGGTCGATGTAGTGTTGCAGATGGGTGACCCGCTCCTGCTGATGCTGATACATGGCCTGTTGCTGGGCCAGACGGGTAGCGCGTTGCTGTTCAAACGAGGTGTAGTTGCCGGTGTACTCGAACAGCGTTTCCTGCTCGATATGCAGGATCCGGTTGGCGATGGGATCAAGGAAATCCCGATCGTGGGAGATCAGCACCAGCGTACCGGGGTAATTCTTCAGCCATTTCTCCAGCCAGATCACTGCATCCAGATCCAGATGGTTGGTGGGTTCGTCGAGCAGCAGCAGGTCGGAACGGCAAATCAGCGCCTGCGCCAGGTTGAGGCGCATACGCCAGCCGCCGGAGAAATCGCTGACGGAACGTTGCAACTGCTCTTGCTGGAAGCCCAGCCCGTTGAGCAGGCTGGCGGCGCGGGACTGTATCGACCAGGCCTGAATCGCGTCCAGTTTACCGTGCAGTGTGGCGATGGCGTGGCCGTCGTTGCGGGCATTCGCCGCGTCCAGATCGGCTTCCAACTGGCGGAATTCGCGGTCTCCGTCTATCACGTAATCAATAGCCGAACGCGCCAGCGCCGGGGTTTCCTGATTGACCCATGCCAGTGCCCAGTTTTGCGGAAAGGTGACGCTGCCGCCGTCGGCGCTGATTTCCCCTTTTAACAGTGACAACAGGGTTGATTTGCCACAGCCGTTTTTACCCACCAGACCGACTTTTTGACCTGGATTGACGGTAGCGGTGGCGTTGTCCAGCAGTACCCGTGTACCGCGTCGAATTTGCAAGGAGGAGAAAACAATCATAACGCGCCAAATGTTCAAATATGTTAAATTAACGATCGGGTATCAGGACTGCCGTGTCCTGTCTATTGCTGTATCGCATGGTAGCCGAAAATACCTGCAATGACGACGCCCTGGAGGGGAATGATGTCGCAGCCACCAAAGATTTTGCTGCTGTTTGCCCATCCGGAATCTCAGGATTCTGTCGCGAATAAGCTGTTATTACACTCCGCCCGGCAGCTTGGGCATGTCACTGTGCACGATCTTTACGCTCACTACCCTGATTTTTTTATCGATATTCATCATGAGCAGCAGTTGCTGCGCGAGCATCAGTTGATCGTGTTTCAGCATCCGCTTTATACCTACAGTTGCCCGGCATTACTGAAAGAGTGGCTGGACAGGGTGTTGACGCGTGGCTTTGCCAACGGGGTAGGCGGCAATGCGCTGACCGGAAAGTACTGGCGTTCGGTGGTGACGACCGGCGAGCAACAAGACGTGTACCGTGCGTCAGGTGTGAATCGTTACACGATGGATGAAGTATTAAGGCCATTTGAAATGACGGCCGCCATGTGTCACATGCACTGGCTGCCGCCGCTGATTATCTATTGGGCGCGGCGATTGCCGCCTGATGTGTTACGGGAGCATGCTAAAGCCTATAGCAACTGGCTGACGTCGCCGTTTCCGCATGGGGAACCCTAAACATGGAAACCTCTTCTCTCTTGAACGCCGGGGTGCTGTTCCTGTTTGTCGCCGTGCTGATGGTGCCGATTGCGGCGCGACTGGGGATTGGCGCGGTGCTGGGGTATTTGCTGGCGGGGATCGCCATCGGCCCGTGGGGGCTGGGATTTATCCGTGACGTGGAAGCCATCCTGCATTTTTCCGAATTGGGCGTGGTATTCCTGATGTTTATCATCGGTCTGGAGCTGGATCCGGCCAAATTGTGGCGATTACGGCGGTCTATTTTCGGCACCGGTGCGGCGCAGGTGTTGCTGAGTGCGGCGGCGCTGGGCGGGGTGTTATATCTAAGCCGGTTCTCCTGGCAGGCGGCGCTGATTGGCGGCATTGGGTTGGCGATGTCTTCCACCGCCATCGCGCTGCAACTGATGCGTGAAAAAGGCATGAACCGCAACGAGTCCGGCCAGCTTGGTTTTTCGGTGCTGCTGTTTCAGGACCTGGCGGTGATCCCGGCGTTGGCGCTGATTCCGGTGCTGGCAGGGGTTCAGGGTGAACTGGATGACTGGAATCAGGTGGGGCTGAAGGTCGTGGCGTTCGGCGGGATGCTGATTGGCGGGCGTTATCTGGTGCGTCCGTTGTTCCGTTTTATCGCCGCGTCGGGCGTGCGCGAAGTGTTTACCGCCGCCTCGCTATTGCTGGTGCTGGGGTCGGCGTTGTTCATGGATGCGCTGGGTCTGTCGATGGCGCTCGGCACGTTTATTGCGGGCGTACTGCTGGCGGAAAGCGAATACCGCCACGAGCTGGAAATCGCCATTGAACCGTTCAAGGGCTTGCTGCTGGGGCTGTTTTTCATCTCGGTCGGTATGTCGCTCAATCTCGGCGTGCTGTACGCCAATATTCTGATGGTGTTGGCGGGTGTGGCGATCCTGGTCGTCGTGAAAGGGATAATCCTGTATCTGCTGGCGTGGTTGTATGGGCTGCGCTCCTCTGAGCGTCTGCAATTTGCCGGGGTGCTTAGTCAGGGCGGCGAGTTTGCCTTTGTGCTGTTTTCCTCCGCGGCGACATACAAGGTATTGAAAGGCTCGCAATTGCCGTTGTTGCTGGTGACGGTCACGCTGTCGATGATGGTCACGCCGTTACTGATGACGCTTATCGACAAACTGTTATCGCGTCGCTTCAACCATCAGGAAGAAGAGGATGAAACGCATTATGTCGAGAATGATCGCCCTCAGGTGATAGTGGTGGGATTCGGCCGGTTTGGGCAGGTTGTCGCCCGTTTGTTGATGGCGAATAAAATGCGTATCACGGTGTTGGACCGCGACATCAGCGCGGTGCGTTTGATGCGCACCTATGGCTATAAAGTGTATTACGGTGATGCGACCCAGCTCGAACTCCTGCGCGCCGCCGGCGCGGATCAGGCGCAGTCCATCGTGATTACCTGTGTGAACCCTGAACACTCGATGACGATTGTGCACTTGTGCCAACAGCATTTTCCTCATCTGGAGATTCTGGTGCGAGCCCGCGGCCGTGTGGAAGCCCATGAGTTGCTGAAGGCCGGCGTGACGCAATTCACGCGCGAAACATTCTCGAGTGCGCTGGAGTTGGGACGTAAAACCCTGGTTTCATTAGGGATGCATCCTCATCAGGCTTACCGGGCGCAACAGCATTTTCGGCGGCTCGACATGCGTATGCTGCGTGAGCTGATGCCTCAGCATAAAGGCGATGTGGCGCAGATTTCCCGCGTCAAGGAGGCTCGCCGCGAGCTTGAGGAGATCTTTGAGCGAGAAATGCAGCGCGAACGGCGTCGGCCGGATGACTGGGACGAACACGAAGAACACTAGGCGAATGTGCGGCGTACCGTGGTATGCCGCGAATGCAACAGGCTAACAGAGAATAACCATGCGCAAACGTTTTATTGCCGGAGCCGTGTGCCCGAAGTGCCATACGCAGGATACGCTGGCGGTGGGGCGCGAAGGCGACGATGAAGTGGTGGTGTGTGTGCACTGCGGCTATCAGCAAAGCCAGTCGGAGGCACCGCCCAAGGCTGCCACGCCACCCGCCGGTGAAATCATCGGCCTGTTTCGCCCAGAATAATCTGGCTTAAGACGGCTGCGATGGCGGTTGACCGCGAACGGTATGCAGATGGAAAAGGTCTTCCAGACAGTTTTTTATCCCGGGCAATACATGGGGATGTTTTTCCGCTACAATTTGCGCAAAATTGATTTCCAACGCTAGGAGATATCATGAAAGTAGCAAAAGACCTGGTGGTCAGCCTGGCCTATCAGGTACGTACGGAAGATGGTGTATTGGTTGATGAGTCTCCGGTGAGTGCGCCGTTGGACTATCTGCATGGTCATGGTTCGCTGATTTCCGGTCTGGAAAAAGCGCTGGAAGGCCGTGATGTAGGTGAGCGTTTTGACGTCAGCGTCGGCGCTAACGATGCCTACGGCGAATACGACGACAATTTGGTTCAGCGTGTGCCGAAAGACGTGTTCGTCGGTGTGGACGAGCTGCAGGTCGGCATGCGTTTCCTGGCTGATACCGATCAGGGTCCGGTGCCGGTAGAAATCACCGAAGTACAGGATGACCACGTAGTGGTTGATGGTAACCACATGCTGGCAGGCCAGAACCTGAAATTCAACGTAGAAGTGGTCGCTATCCGTGAAGCCACGGAAGAAGAGTTGGCGCACGGTCATGTACACGGTGCGCATGATCATGACCACGATCATGACGGTTGCTGCGGCGGCCACGGCCATGATCACGACCATGAACACGGTAAAGGTGGTTGCGGCGGTAACGGTGGTTGCGGTTGCCACCACTGATTTGCCCTTCCCTGAAAAGGCCGCGATTGCGGCCTTTTTTCTTGTCAGCCCATTACCACCTCCTTGGGAGGTGGTAATGGTTAAACGTCGGCTACTCCTTCCGTACCAGCATGGCGTCCTGTGGGGCGTTGTCGCGCTGGGTTCGGGTCATCAGAAAATAGCTGTAACCCGCCAGCATCAGCACAATAAACAAACCGCCGATCACCGGGTTGAACCACAGCATCGCGATCAGACACACCACCGACAGCACCAGCGCGATAGCCGGAATGAACGGATAACCCGGTGCGTGGAAAGTACGATGCAACTCAGGTTCGGTACGACGTAAACGGAACAGGCTCAGCATACTCATCATGTACATCACGTTGGCGCCGAATACCGCCATGGTGATCATCGCAGCGGTCAGGCTCATCCCCTGCAGGTTGATCCAACTGTCGCTGAAGATGGTGGCGATGCCGATCACGCCGCCGGTCAAAATAGCGCGGTGCGGTGTCTGGAAACGCGACAATTTCGCCAGACCGGCAGGCAGGTAGCCGGCACGAGCCAGTGCGAAGAACTGACGCGAATAGCCAAGGATGATGCCGTGGAAACTGGCGATGAGCCCGAACAGACCGATCCACACCAGCATGTGCATCCAGCCGGAGTTTTCGCCTACCACCGCTTTCATCGCCTGCGGCAGCGGGTCGTTGATGTTGGATAGGGTCCGCCAGTCGCCGACGCCGCCGGCCATGATCATCACCCCGAGCGCCAACACTACCAGCGTGATAATACCGCTGATGTAAGCTTTGGGGATGGTGCGCTGTGGGTCTTTGGCTTCTTCGGCCGCCATGGCGGCGCCTTCTATTGCCAGAAAGAACCAGATGGCGAAAGGAATGGCCGCGAAGATACCGGAAATCGCCGGGCCGCCGAAATCATTGCTGCCGGCCCAGCCGTTGGCAACGAAATGGCTGATGCTGAAACCCGGCGCGACGACGCCCATGAACACCAGCAATTCGATGACCGCCAACACGGTAACAAACAGCTCAAACATCGCCGCCAGCTTGACGCCCAAAATGTTCAGGGCCATGAAGATGAGGTAAGCGCCGGTGGCGGCATAGCGCGGATCCAACGACGGGTACTGCACGTTGAGATAAGCGCCGATAGCCATGGCGATCGACGGCGGAGCGAACACGAACTCAATCAAGGTCGCCATACCGGCAATTAGACCACCGGTTTCGCCAAAGGCGCGACGGCTATACGCGAATGGGCCGCCGGCATGAGGAATGGCGGTGGTCAGCTCGGTAAAGCTAAAAATGAAGCAGGTATACATGGCGGCGATAATCAGCGTGGTAACGAGAAAGCCCAGCGTTCCCGCCACGCCCCAGCCGTAACTCCAGCCAAAGTACTCGCCGGAAATCACCAGGCCGACGGCAATTCCCCACAGATGAAGCGTACCCAGGGTGGGTTTTAACTGCGTGGGTTTTAACTGCATTGTCATGACGGTCTCCCCTACAAGATGTGGGATGAAAACGGCTGCTTTTCATCACCTCTATTTATGAAAATCATGTGGTTATAAGAATTGCCGGTACCGAAAACAGCATTGTTATCCGGAGCAGCATTGTTATCCGGAACAGCATTGTTACCCGAAACAGCATGGTCATCCGGCGGCCGGCAGGTCTGTAGGGTTCGATAATGCCGCTGACGGTTCACCGGCGACTTGACAGCCGCATGGAGATTTTTGCGCTCTGCGGTCAAACCGGGAGGATTCGGCGGGCAGGTGCCGCGTAAGGTCAATTTGCGGCATTGCGGCGTCAAGCATCGTAACGGGAGTGATCACATCCTGAAGGCTGAGCGGGTTCTTTTATCCAGATATCCCCCGCTACCGAGATAACCCCCAGGATGAGATAAGACCTATGGCAGAACAGGTTATGGCTGAACAGTACGATACCCTTGATAACACCACGCTGGACCATTTGGCCGCATTGGCGATGCAACGTTACCCGTCGGCGCAACAGGGCGAACTTACCCTACTGTGCCGATCGGAAAACGCCACCTATCGGCTGATTGCCGGCGGTAAACGTTATGCGATGCGTATTCACCGTCCCGGTTACCATCAGCGTGAAGACATCGCCGGTGAGCTGGCCTGGCTGGACGCGCTGCGCGAAGAAGGGATTACCGTACCGCAGGCGCTCCATGGGCTGGATGGCGAAGCGGTGCAAACGGTGACGATGGCGGATGGTACTACGCGCAATGTAGTGCTGTTCCACTGGATTGAAGGGGAAATGCCGACCACCGCCGTCGATGCCGCCGCTTTTGAACAACTGGGTATGATCACCGCGCGTTTGCACCAGCACAGCCGCCGCTGGGAACGACCGGCCGGTTTTCGTCGGCTGGTCTGGGACCATGACACTATGGTCGGCCCGCAAGGACACTGGGGGCGCTGGCAAGATGCCCCCAATCTGAAGGCGCATGACCATGGCATTATCGAAGAAACGCTGGCGCAGGTGCGTCAGGCGCTGGCGCACTACGGTAAAGATCGCCAGCGTTATGGTTTGATTCATGCGGATTTGCGCCTGACCAACCTGCTGCTGCAAAACGGCGAAACCCGGGTGATCGATTTTGATGATTGTGGTTTTAGCTGGTATCTGCACGATCTGGCGGCGGCGATCAGCTTTGTGGAACATCATCCCAGTGCGCCTGCGTGGGTGGCGGGGTGGCTCAGCGGCTACCAGAAAGTCTGCCCGCTCGGCGAGGCGGACCGTGCGGTAATCCCATCGTTGCTTATTCAGCGTCGTATTCAGTTAATGGCGTGGGCGGGATCGCACAGCCAGACGGAACAGGCCGTCAGTCTGGGAGTGGACTGGAGCGATCACACCGTGCGGTTGTGTCGTCGCTATCTGGAGAAAGAGGCTTTGCCGGTGGGAGCCTGAGCGGCACCGTGCGTTTACTGCACCACGACAGCGCACCATGGGATCGCCATGGTGCTGCTTTACCTTACGACAACCGTTAAATCAGTTACTTGCGAATGGTATGGAATTTGCAGGTTTACGGCATTGAGTAGGTTGTGTGAGGCAGAAATCATGGAAACCACGTCTTTTCGGTTGCCGCCGGTCGCCGAGCTATCCATCGGGCACCGGGGGGTGCTGGCTGCCGCCGCAT
Encoded here:
- a CDS encoding phosphotransferase enzyme family protein; its protein translation is MAEQVMAEQYDTLDNTTLDHLAALAMQRYPSAQQGELTLLCRSENATYRLIAGGKRYAMRIHRPGYHQREDIAGELAWLDALREEGITVPQALHGLDGEAVQTVTMADGTTRNVVLFHWIEGEMPTTAVDAAAFEQLGMITARLHQHSRRWERPAGFRRLVWDHDTMVGPQGHWGRWQDAPNLKAHDHGIIEETLAQVRQALAHYGKDRQRYGLIHADLRLTNLLLQNGETRVIDFDDCGFSWYLHDLAAAISFVEHHPSAPAWVAGWLSGYQKVCPLGEADRAVIPSLLIQRRIQLMAWAGSHSQTEQAVSLGVDWSDHTVRLCRRYLEKEALPVGA